A genome region from Dickeya chrysanthemi NCPPB 402 includes the following:
- the adhE gene encoding bifunctional acetaldehyde-CoA/alcohol dehydrogenase — MAVTNVAELNALVERVKKAQQEFANFTQEQVDRIFRAAALAAADARIPLAKMAVAESGMGIIEDKVIKNHFASEYIYNAYKDEQTCGVLSVDDTFGTITIAEPIGLICGIVPTTNPTSTAIFKALISLKTRNGIIFSPHPRAKNATNKAADIVLQAAIAAGAPKDIIGWIDEPSVELSNQLMHHPDINLILATGGPGMVKAAYSSGKPAIGVGAGNTPVVIDETADIKRAVASILMSKTFDNGVICASEQSVIVVDEIYDAVRERFSTHGGYLLKGKELQAVQAIILKNGALNAAIVGQPATKIAEMAGISVPASTKVLIGEVTNADESEPFAHEKLSPTLAMYRAKDFEEAVNKAEKLVAMGGIGHTSCLYTDQDNQARRVNYFGDKMKTARILINTPASQGGIGDLYNFKLAPSLTLGCGSWGGNSISENVGPKHLINRKTVAKRAENMLWHKLPKSIYFRRGSLPIALEEVASDGAKRAFIVTDRFLFNNGYVDQITSVLKQQGLDTDVFFEVEADPTLSIVRKGAEQMNAFKPDVIIALGGGSPMDAAKIMWVMYEHPDTHFEELALRFMDIRKRIYKFPKMGVKAKLIAITTTSGTGSEVTPFAVVTDDATGQKYPLADYALTPDMAIVDANLVMNMPKSLCAFGGLDAVTHSLEAYVSVLANEYSDGQALQALKLLKENLPASYHEGAKNPVARERVHNAATIAGIAFANAFLGVCHSMAHKLGSEFHIPHGLANALLICNVIRYNANDNPTKQTAFSQYDRPQARRRYAEVADHLGLGAAGDRTAQKIEKLLAWLESMKKELGIPTSIREAGVQEADFLAKVDKLSEDAFDDQCTGANPRYPLIAELKQILLDSFYGRPFIEHAAADAKATPAVANAAAKAEKNEKKEKKAAN, encoded by the coding sequence ATGGCCGTAACAAACGTTGCTGAACTTAACGCTTTGGTCGAACGCGTCAAAAAAGCGCAGCAGGAATTCGCGAATTTCACTCAGGAGCAGGTTGATCGGATCTTCCGCGCCGCCGCGCTGGCTGCGGCTGATGCCCGTATTCCACTGGCAAAAATGGCCGTCGCCGAATCCGGCATGGGTATTATCGAAGACAAGGTAATCAAAAACCACTTCGCCTCCGAGTACATTTATAACGCCTACAAGGATGAGCAAACCTGCGGCGTGCTGTCCGTCGATGATACCTTCGGTACCATCACCATTGCCGAACCTATCGGCCTGATCTGCGGTATTGTTCCGACCACGAACCCCACCTCTACCGCTATTTTCAAGGCGTTAATCAGCCTGAAAACCCGTAACGGCATTATTTTCTCTCCCCACCCACGAGCCAAAAACGCTACCAACAAGGCGGCAGACATCGTGTTGCAGGCAGCAATCGCCGCGGGCGCGCCTAAAGATATTATCGGCTGGATTGATGAACCCTCAGTCGAACTGTCCAATCAACTGATGCACCACCCGGATATCAACCTGATTCTGGCAACCGGCGGCCCAGGCATGGTGAAAGCCGCTTATAGCTCGGGTAAACCGGCTATCGGCGTAGGCGCAGGCAACACCCCCGTCGTGATTGACGAAACCGCGGACATCAAGCGTGCCGTCGCATCGATTCTGATGTCAAAAACCTTTGATAATGGTGTAATTTGCGCATCCGAACAGTCGGTTATCGTGGTTGATGAAATCTATGATGCCGTACGCGAACGCTTCTCGACGCATGGCGGCTACCTGCTTAAAGGTAAAGAACTGCAGGCGGTGCAGGCGATTATTTTGAAAAACGGCGCATTGAATGCGGCTATCGTCGGCCAGCCGGCCACCAAAATCGCGGAAATGGCGGGTATTTCCGTACCAGCCAGCACCAAGGTATTGATCGGCGAAGTAACGAATGCCGATGAATCCGAACCGTTTGCCCACGAGAAACTCTCCCCGACGCTGGCGATGTATCGGGCGAAAGATTTTGAAGAAGCCGTCAACAAAGCGGAAAAACTGGTCGCCATGGGGGGGATCGGTCATACCTCCTGCTTGTATACCGATCAGGATAACCAGGCGCGTCGCGTCAATTATTTCGGCGATAAGATGAAAACCGCGCGTATTCTGATCAATACGCCGGCTTCACAAGGCGGCATCGGCGACTTGTATAACTTTAAGCTGGCGCCGTCGTTGACGCTGGGCTGCGGCTCATGGGGCGGTAATTCCATCTCCGAAAACGTCGGACCGAAGCACCTGATCAACCGTAAAACCGTGGCTAAGCGAGCTGAAAACATGCTGTGGCACAAACTTCCTAAATCTATCTACTTCCGTCGCGGCTCCCTGCCGATCGCGCTGGAAGAAGTGGCGAGCGATGGTGCAAAACGCGCGTTTATCGTGACCGACCGTTTCCTGTTTAACAACGGCTATGTCGACCAGATCACTTCCGTGCTGAAACAACAAGGTCTGGATACCGATGTCTTCTTTGAAGTAGAAGCCGACCCAACGCTCAGTATCGTTCGCAAAGGTGCGGAACAGATGAACGCGTTCAAACCCGACGTGATTATCGCGCTGGGTGGCGGTTCGCCGATGGATGCCGCCAAGATCATGTGGGTTATGTATGAACACCCGGATACTCATTTTGAAGAACTGGCGCTGCGTTTCATGGATATCCGCAAACGCATCTACAAGTTCCCGAAAATGGGCGTAAAAGCCAAACTGATCGCCATCACGACGACTTCAGGTACAGGTTCTGAAGTGACGCCGTTCGCCGTCGTGACCGACGATGCCACCGGTCAGAAATATCCGTTGGCCGACTATGCGCTGACACCGGATATGGCGATTGTCGACGCCAATCTGGTGATGAACATGCCGAAATCGTTGTGTGCATTCGGCGGTCTGGATGCCGTCACCCACTCACTGGAAGCCTATGTTTCCGTACTGGCGAACGAATACTCCGATGGACAAGCGTTACAAGCGCTGAAACTTCTGAAAGAAAATCTGCCGGCCAGCTACCATGAAGGCGCCAAAAACCCGGTTGCCCGCGAACGTGTCCACAATGCGGCAACCATTGCCGGTATCGCGTTTGCCAACGCCTTCCTGGGCGTCTGCCACTCAATGGCGCATAAACTGGGGTCTGAGTTCCATATCCCACATGGTCTGGCCAACGCACTGTTGATTTGTAACGTGATTCGTTATAACGCCAACGACAACCCGACCAAGCAGACCGCGTTCAGTCAATATGACCGCCCACAGGCACGTCGTCGTTATGCGGAAGTAGCCGATCACCTCGGTCTGGGTGCCGCGGGCGACCGTACCGCTCAGAAAATCGAGAAACTGTTGGCCTGGCTGGAAAGCATGAAGAAAGAGTTGGGTATCCCGACCTCTATCCGTGAAGCCGGCGTACAAGAAGCGGACTTCCTGGCCAAAGTGGACAAACTTTCTGAAGATGCCTTCGACGATCAGTGCACCGGCGCCAACCCGCGTTACCCGCTGATTGCCGAACTGAAACAAATCCTGCTGGATTCATTCTACGGCCGTCCGTTTATTGAGCATGCCGCTGCCGACGCCAAAGCAACTCCGGCAGTTGCCAATGCCGCGGCTAAAGCAGAAAAAAACGAGAAAAAAGAGAAAAAAGCGGCCAACTGA
- a CDS encoding thymidine kinase yields the protein MAQLYFYYSAMNAGKSTALLQSSYNYHERGMRTLVFTAEIDDRIGRSGVVSSRIGLSSPALLFNEQTDLFRVLEQAHRQQTIHCVLIDESQFLTREQVNALCDVVDQLDIPVLCYGLRTDFRGELFSGSHYLLAWADKLIELKTVCHCGRKANHVLRVDSQGKPVIEGEQVVIGGNESYVSVCRKHYKIALGLTRTETE from the coding sequence ATGGCGCAACTTTATTTTTATTATTCCGCGATGAATGCAGGGAAATCCACCGCACTGTTACAGTCATCATATAACTACCATGAAAGAGGAATGAGAACTCTGGTGTTTACGGCTGAAATAGATGACCGTATCGGGCGAAGCGGCGTTGTGAGTTCTCGTATCGGCCTTTCTTCACCGGCGCTATTGTTTAACGAGCAGACAGATTTATTCCGGGTGCTTGAGCAGGCGCATCGCCAGCAAACTATTCACTGTGTGTTAATTGATGAAAGTCAGTTTTTGACGCGTGAGCAAGTGAATGCACTGTGCGATGTTGTCGATCAATTAGACATTCCTGTTCTTTGTTATGGCTTACGTACCGATTTTCGCGGGGAATTGTTCAGCGGCAGTCATTATTTATTAGCCTGGGCAGACAAGCTGATAGAACTTAAAACCGTCTGCCATTGCGGGCGTAAAGCGAATCACGTATTGCGGGTAGACTCACAGGGTAAGCCCGTCATTGAAGGCGAACAAGTCGTCATCGGCGGAAATGAAAGTTATGTATCGGTATGTCGTAAGCATTATAAAATTGCGTTGGGATTGACCCGGACTGAAACAGAATAA
- the oppA gene encoding oligopeptide ABC transporter substrate-binding protein OppA, whose amino-acid sequence MINNTIKKTLAVSILAAITASAGVSAWAATVPAGVQLAEKQELVRNNGSEVASLDPHKIEGVPESNIARDLLEGLLVTSPDGHPAPGVAESWDNKEFKVWTFHLRKDAKWSNGDPVTAQDFVYSWQRISDPKTASPYASYLQFGHIVNIDDVVAGKKSPDALGVKAIDDHTFEVTLSEPVPYFYKLLVHPSTFPVNKKVVEKFGDKWTQPANWVGNGAYKLNEWIVNEKIVLERNPNYWDNAHTIINKVTYLPISSEVTDVNRYRSGEIDMTYNNLPIELFQKLKKEIPNEVKADPYLCTYYYEINNQKAPFTDPRVRQALVLGLDQDILTNKVKGQGDTPAFGFTPPYIDGLDGKLTPPEWVSWSREKRNAEAKKLLAEAGFTAEKPLTFNLLYNTSDLHKKLAIAASSIWKNNIGVEAKLENQEWKTFLDSRHQGTFDVARAGWCADYNEPTTFLNIMIANSSSNTSHYKSADFDKLMANALAAKTEEERANVYRQAEALLEKDAVVVPVYYYANTRLVKPYVGGLTGKDPLDNLNVKNLYIIKH is encoded by the coding sequence ATGATAAACAACACTATTAAAAAAACACTGGCGGTCAGCATTCTCGCTGCTATTACTGCCTCTGCCGGCGTTTCCGCCTGGGCCGCTACGGTGCCGGCCGGCGTTCAACTGGCTGAGAAGCAGGAACTGGTACGTAACAACGGTTCCGAGGTTGCCTCGTTGGACCCGCATAAAATTGAGGGCGTGCCGGAATCGAATATCGCGCGTGATCTGCTGGAAGGTCTGTTGGTTACCTCTCCGGACGGCCATCCGGCTCCGGGTGTGGCAGAAAGCTGGGACAACAAAGAGTTTAAAGTCTGGACCTTCCATCTGCGTAAAGACGCCAAATGGTCTAACGGCGATCCGGTTACCGCTCAGGATTTCGTTTACAGCTGGCAGCGTATTTCTGATCCGAAAACCGCCTCTCCATATGCCAGTTACCTGCAGTTTGGCCATATCGTGAATATCGATGATGTGGTCGCCGGTAAAAAATCGCCTGATGCGCTGGGCGTGAAAGCAATCGACGATCACACGTTTGAAGTGACGCTGAGCGAACCGGTTCCGTACTTCTATAAACTGCTGGTTCACCCGTCTACCTTCCCGGTGAATAAGAAAGTGGTCGAAAAGTTTGGCGACAAATGGACCCAACCGGCCAACTGGGTCGGCAATGGTGCTTATAAGCTGAACGAATGGATCGTGAACGAAAAAATCGTTCTGGAGCGCAACCCGAATTACTGGGATAACGCCCACACCATCATTAATAAAGTGACTTATCTGCCGATCTCCTCCGAAGTGACGGATGTTAACCGCTACCGTAGCGGCGAGATCGACATGACCTATAACAACCTGCCGATCGAACTGTTCCAGAAGTTGAAGAAAGAGATCCCCAACGAAGTGAAGGCGGATCCGTATCTGTGCACCTACTACTATGAGATCAACAACCAGAAAGCGCCGTTTACCGATCCGCGCGTGCGTCAGGCGCTGGTGCTGGGCCTGGATCAGGATATTCTGACTAACAAGGTGAAAGGTCAGGGCGATACCCCGGCGTTTGGTTTCACTCCGCCGTACATCGATGGTCTGGACGGCAAACTGACGCCGCCGGAGTGGGTGAGCTGGTCACGTGAAAAACGTAACGCCGAGGCGAAGAAACTGCTGGCCGAAGCTGGCTTCACCGCTGAAAAACCGCTGACGTTCAACCTGCTGTATAACACGTCCGATCTGCACAAAAAACTGGCCATTGCCGCCTCTTCTATCTGGAAGAACAACATTGGCGTCGAAGCTAAACTGGAAAACCAGGAGTGGAAAACCTTCCTGGATAGCCGTCATCAGGGCACATTCGATGTCGCTCGTGCCGGCTGGTGCGCGGACTATAACGAACCGACCACGTTCCTGAACATCATGATCGCCAACAGCAGCAGCAACACCTCGCATTATAAGAGCGCGGATTTCGACAAGTTGATGGCGAACGCTCTGGCCGCCAAGACCGAAGAAGAACGTGCTAACGTCTACAGACAGGCTGAAGCGTTGCTGGAAAAAGACGCCGTCGTGGTTCCGGTGTATTACTATGCCAACACCCGTCTGGTTAAACCGTATGTGGGTGGCCTGACCGGCAAAGATCCGTTGGATAACCTCAACGTTAAAAACCTTTATATTATCAAGCATTAA
- a CDS encoding YchE family NAAT transporter yields MTQPMLDFSGYIKFFIGLFALINPVGILPIFISMTSYQPGEGRARTNLTANVSVVIILWVALFFGDAILRLFGISMDSFRIAGGILVTTIAMSMISGKLGEDKQNKQEKTETANRESVGVVPLALPLMAGPGAISSTIVWSSRYHGWQNLLGLSAAIAVFAFCCWLLFRAAPALVRLLGQTGINVVTRIMGLLLMSLGIEFIVTGVRALFPGLL; encoded by the coding sequence GTGACTCAACCTATGCTGGATTTCTCCGGCTACATCAAGTTTTTTATTGGGTTGTTTGCGTTGATTAATCCGGTGGGCATTCTTCCTATCTTTATTAGTATGACCAGCTATCAGCCGGGGGAAGGGCGGGCGAGAACGAACCTGACCGCGAATGTCTCTGTGGTGATCATTCTCTGGGTCGCTCTGTTCTTTGGCGACGCTATTCTGCGGTTGTTTGGTATTTCGATGGATTCGTTCCGGATTGCAGGCGGTATTCTGGTGACGACTATCGCTATGTCGATGATCAGCGGCAAACTGGGTGAGGATAAACAGAATAAGCAGGAGAAAACGGAAACCGCCAATCGGGAAAGTGTGGGGGTTGTACCGCTGGCGTTGCCATTAATGGCCGGGCCGGGGGCGATCAGCTCTACGATTGTCTGGAGTTCCCGCTATCACGGCTGGCAAAATTTGTTGGGGCTATCGGCCGCGATTGCCGTGTTTGCGTTTTGTTGCTGGTTGTTGTTTCGGGCGGCACCGGCGCTGGTGCGATTGCTGGGCCAAACCGGCATCAACGTGGTGACCCGTATTATGGGATTGCTGTTGATGTCGCTCGGTATTGAATTCATTGTCACGGGGGTACGCGCCCTATTTCCCGGTTTGCTATAA
- the hns gene encoding histone-like nucleoid-structuring protein H-NS, producing MSEALKILNNIRTLRAQARECSLETLEEMLEKLEVVVNERREEENQAQAEIEERTRKLQQYREMLIADGIDPNELLQSLGANKVAGKAKRAARPAKYQYTDENGELKTWTGQGRTPAVIKKAIEEQGKSLDDFLL from the coding sequence ATGAGCGAAGCACTTAAGATTCTAAACAACATCCGTACCCTGCGCGCCCAGGCAAGAGAATGCAGCCTCGAAACGCTGGAAGAAATGCTGGAGAAGCTGGAAGTCGTGGTGAACGAGCGCCGCGAAGAAGAAAACCAGGCTCAGGCAGAAATTGAAGAACGCACACGCAAATTACAGCAGTATCGTGAAATGCTTATTGCTGACGGCATTGACCCGAACGAATTACTGCAATCCCTGGGTGCAAACAAAGTAGCAGGTAAAGCCAAGCGCGCTGCACGTCCGGCCAAATATCAATACACTGATGAAAACGGCGAACTGAAAACCTGGACCGGCCAGGGCCGCACTCCGGCAGTGATCAAAAAAGCTATCGAAGAGCAGGGTAAGTCTCTGGATGACTTCCTGCTGTAA
- the oppB gene encoding oligopeptide ABC transporter permease OppB, translating to MLKFIFRRCLEAIPTLFILITISFFMMRLAPGSPFTGERNLPPEVMANIEAKYHLNDPMLKQYGNYLVQLLKGDFGPSFKYKDYSVNDLVVRAFPVSAKLGIAAFLLAVVLGVTSGVIAALNQNSKWDYTVMGFAMTGVVIPSFVVAPLLVLVFAITLRWLPGGGWNGGAPKYIILPMVALSLSYIASIARITRGSMIEVLHSNFIRTARAKGLPLRRIILRHALKPALLPVLSYMGPAFVGIITGSMVIETIFGLPGIGQLFVNGALNRDYSLVLSLTVLVGALTILFNAIIDVLYAVIDPKIRY from the coding sequence ATGTTAAAATTTATTTTCCGTCGTTGCCTGGAAGCAATCCCGACGTTGTTCATCCTGATTACTATTTCGTTTTTCATGATGCGACTGGCCCCGGGAAGTCCGTTTACCGGAGAACGCAATCTTCCCCCTGAAGTTATGGCGAATATCGAAGCCAAATACCATCTGAACGACCCGATGCTCAAACAGTATGGTAATTATCTGGTGCAATTGCTGAAAGGCGATTTTGGTCCGTCTTTTAAGTACAAAGATTATTCGGTCAACGATTTGGTCGTGCGGGCATTCCCGGTATCGGCCAAATTGGGGATCGCCGCTTTTCTGCTGGCTGTGGTGCTGGGGGTGACCTCCGGCGTAATTGCCGCGTTGAATCAAAACAGTAAATGGGACTACACGGTAATGGGGTTTGCCATGACCGGGGTGGTGATCCCCAGTTTTGTGGTTGCGCCACTACTGGTGCTGGTCTTCGCGATAACTCTGCGTTGGTTGCCGGGGGGCGGCTGGAACGGCGGTGCGCCAAAATACATCATTCTGCCGATGGTCGCGCTCTCCTTGTCTTATATCGCCAGTATTGCCCGTATTACCCGTGGTTCAATGATTGAAGTGTTGCATTCAAACTTTATCCGTACCGCACGCGCCAAAGGGCTGCCGCTGCGCCGGATTATTTTGCGTCATGCACTGAAACCTGCGTTGTTGCCGGTGCTTTCTTATATGGGACCTGCGTTCGTGGGGATCATTACCGGCTCCATGGTGATTGAAACCATTTTTGGTTTACCTGGTATTGGTCAGTTATTTGTTAACGGTGCGTTGAACCGTGACTATTCGCTGGTGCTTAGCCTGACTGTTTTGGTAGGCGCGCTGACCATTCTGTTTAATGCGATTATCGATGTGCTGTATGCGGTCATCGATCCGAAGATCCGTTACTAA
- the rssB gene encoding two-component system response regulator RssB, with translation MAQPLTGKHILVVEDEAVFRSVLAGYLTSLGAEVREADNGKDALEKMAGRQPDLIICDLNMPMMGGFEFVERLRLHDITTPVLVVSATSHLADIARVLRLGVQDVLLKPLHDYTRLRESVMACLYPTMFTSQANEVEQLMRDLDTLNQSPGAALKLLGQLQPPVQQTLAHCRINYRQLMAVDRPGLVLDIAALSDDELAFYCLDVTQAANNHGVLAALLLRALFNSLLQEHLVHQQRRLPELSVLLNQVNQLLRRANLQGQFPLLVGYYHRELKRLILISAGLHATLSVEDQNIALNNGVPLGTLEAAYLNQISYQCASWQCQMWGSGGRLRLMLSTD, from the coding sequence CGAAGCGGATAACGGCAAGGATGCGCTGGAAAAAATGGCCGGCCGGCAGCCTGATTTGATTATCTGCGATCTCAATATGCCCATGATGGGGGGATTTGAATTCGTCGAGCGTCTGCGGCTACACGATATCACGACACCTGTGCTGGTGGTCTCCGCCACCAGTCATCTGGCGGATATTGCCAGAGTCTTGCGTCTTGGCGTTCAGGATGTTTTGCTCAAACCCCTTCACGATTACACGCGTTTGCGTGAGTCCGTCATGGCCTGCCTGTATCCGACCATGTTCACGTCTCAGGCTAATGAAGTTGAACAACTGATGCGTGATTTGGATACGCTGAACCAATCACCTGGCGCTGCGTTGAAACTGCTGGGGCAGTTGCAGCCGCCGGTGCAGCAGACGCTGGCGCATTGCCGTATTAATTATCGGCAATTGATGGCGGTGGACAGGCCTGGGCTGGTACTTGATATCGCCGCATTATCCGACGATGAGCTGGCGTTTTACTGTCTTGATGTGACGCAGGCTGCGAATAATCACGGTGTACTGGCGGCATTACTGCTGCGGGCGTTATTCAACAGCTTGTTACAGGAGCATTTAGTACACCAGCAACGTCGATTGCCTGAATTGTCGGTATTACTGAATCAGGTCAATCAGCTGTTGCGTCGGGCCAATCTGCAAGGTCAGTTTCCTCTGCTTGTAGGGTATTACCACCGTGAACTGAAAAGGCTCATCCTTATTTCAGCAGGGCTACACGCCACATTAAGTGTTGAAGATCAGAATATCGCGCTGAATAATGGCGTACCGTTGGGTACGCTGGAAGCCGCTTATCTTAATCAGATCAGTTATCAGTGTGCGTCATGGCAATGTCAGATGTGGGGGAGCGGAGGCCGTCTGCGTCTGATGTTGTCTACAGATTAA
- a CDS encoding ABC transporter ATP-binding protein produces the protein MMNTSETRGALLDVKDLRVTFGTPDGDVTAVNDLNFSLSAGETLGIVGESGSGKSQTAFALMGLLAANGRIGGSARFNGREILNLPERELNRLRAEEIAMIFQDPMTSLNPYMRVGDQLMEVLMQHKKMGKSDAFEESVRMLDAVKMPEARKRMRMYPHEFSGGMRQRVMIAMALLCRPKLLIADEPTTALDVTVQAQIMTLLNDLKREFNTAIIMITHDLGVVAGICDKVLVMYAGRTMEYGSAREIFYEPTHPYSLGLLKAIPRLDEENEELATIPGNPPNLLRLPKGCPFQPRCPYAQERCQHAPELTPFGEGRLRACFRSVGELV, from the coding sequence ATGATGAATACGTCAGAAACCCGCGGCGCGCTGCTGGATGTTAAAGACTTGCGCGTCACTTTTGGTACGCCTGATGGTGATGTCACGGCGGTAAATGATCTTAATTTCTCGCTCAGCGCCGGTGAAACGCTGGGTATTGTCGGAGAATCGGGTTCCGGTAAATCTCAGACCGCGTTCGCTCTGATGGGGTTGCTGGCTGCCAATGGTCGCATTGGCGGTTCCGCCCGCTTTAATGGTCGTGAAATTCTTAATCTGCCTGAGCGTGAACTGAACCGCTTGCGGGCGGAAGAGATCGCCATGATTTTTCAGGACCCGATGACGTCACTGAATCCGTATATGCGTGTCGGCGACCAGTTGATGGAAGTGCTGATGCAGCATAAGAAAATGGGCAAAAGCGATGCGTTTGAAGAGTCGGTACGCATGTTGGATGCGGTGAAAATGCCGGAAGCCAGAAAGCGGATGCGCATGTATCCGCATGAGTTTTCCGGCGGGATGCGTCAGCGTGTAATGATTGCCATGGCCCTGCTGTGCCGCCCTAAATTGTTGATCGCCGACGAACCGACCACCGCGCTTGATGTGACGGTTCAGGCACAGATCATGACGTTGCTTAATGACCTGAAGCGTGAGTTCAACACCGCGATTATTATGATTACCCACGACCTGGGGGTCGTCGCCGGTATTTGCGACAAGGTTCTGGTGATGTACGCCGGTCGTACCATGGAGTACGGCAGTGCGCGCGAAATTTTCTATGAGCCGACCCATCCGTACTCACTCGGTTTGCTGAAAGCGATTCCTCGCCTTGATGAAGAGAATGAGGAACTGGCCACCATTCCGGGAAATCCGCCTAACTTGTTACGCCTGCCGAAAGGATGTCCTTTCCAGCCGCGTTGTCCCTATGCACAGGAGCGGTGCCAGCATGCACCTGAATTGACGCCGTTTGGTGAAGGCCGTCTGCGTGCCTGTTTCCGGAGTGTGGGAGAATTAGTATGA
- the galU gene encoding UTP--glucose-1-phosphate uridylyltransferase GalU, which yields MSTINKKVRKAVIPVAGLGTRMLPATKAIPKEMLPLVDKPLIQYVVNECIAAGINEIILVTHSSKNSIENHFDTSFELEAMLEKRVKRQLLNEVQSICPEHVTIMQVRQGLAKGLGHAVLCAHPLVGDEPVAVILPDVIIDEYESDLKKDNLSEMLQRFYSTGHSQIMVEPVENVSSYGVVDCKGVELKPGDSAPMVGVVEKPKASEAPSNLAVVGRYVLSEQIWDLLKKTEPGAGNEIQLTDAIAMLMEKETVEAYHLKGVSHDCGNKLGYMTAFVEYGIRHDALGEDFTQWLKEAIEEDAK from the coding sequence ATGTCAACTATTAATAAAAAAGTAAGGAAAGCGGTCATTCCAGTGGCCGGGTTGGGGACGCGCATGTTGCCTGCTACCAAGGCAATTCCCAAAGAAATGCTGCCTCTGGTCGATAAGCCGCTAATCCAGTATGTGGTTAATGAATGCATTGCTGCCGGTATCAATGAAATAATTTTAGTTACACATTCTTCCAAGAACTCAATAGAAAACCATTTTGATACCAGCTTTGAACTGGAAGCCATGTTGGAAAAACGTGTTAAGCGCCAGTTGTTGAACGAAGTGCAATCTATTTGTCCGGAGCATGTCACTATTATGCAGGTTCGTCAGGGACTGGCGAAAGGATTAGGACATGCGGTGCTTTGTGCTCATCCTTTAGTGGGAGATGAACCGGTAGCGGTTATTTTACCGGACGTGATCATCGATGAATATGAATCGGATCTGAAGAAAGACAACCTCAGTGAAATGTTGCAACGTTTTTATAGCACAGGTCATAGCCAGATTATGGTTGAGCCGGTGGAAAACGTCAGCAGTTATGGCGTAGTTGATTGCAAAGGTGTGGAATTAAAACCGGGTGATAGCGCGCCAATGGTCGGCGTAGTCGAAAAACCGAAAGCATCAGAAGCACCGTCCAATTTAGCGGTTGTTGGGCGTTATGTGCTATCTGAGCAGATCTGGGATCTGCTGAAGAAAACAGAGCCCGGTGCAGGTAATGAAATTCAGTTGACCGATGCTATTGCCATGCTGATGGAAAAAGAAACCGTTGAAGCTTATCACCTGAAAGGGGTAAGCCATGACTGCGGTAATAAACTGGGATACATGACCGCGTTTGTAGAATATGGTATTCGGCATGATGCGTTGGGTGAAGATTTTACCCAGTGGCTGAAAGAAGCAATAGAAGAAGACGCCAAATAA
- the oppC gene encoding oligopeptide ABC transporter permease OppC: MFWNKRNREALDNFSEKLEVEGRSLWQDARRRFMHNRAALASLFVLALITLFVVLGPMVAPFNYADTDWNMMSSAPDMASKHYFGTDSSGRDLLVRVAIGGRISLMVGVAAALVAVIVGTLYGAASGYIGGKVDSVMMRLLEILNSFPFMFFVILLVTLFGQNILLIFVAIGMVSWLDMARIVRGQTLSLKRKEFIEAALVCGVSTRSIVLRHVVPNVLGVVVVYASLLVPSMILFESFLSFLGLGTQEPLSSWGALLNDGANSMEVAPWLLLYPAGFLVVTLFCFNFIGDGLRDALDPKDR, encoded by the coding sequence ATGTTCTGGAATAAACGTAACCGCGAAGCGCTGGATAATTTCAGCGAAAAACTGGAAGTGGAAGGGCGCAGTCTGTGGCAGGATGCGCGTCGTCGTTTTATGCACAACCGGGCGGCACTAGCCAGTCTGTTTGTCCTGGCGCTCATTACGCTGTTTGTGGTTCTCGGCCCGATGGTGGCGCCGTTTAATTATGCGGATACCGACTGGAATATGATGTCCAGCGCGCCTGATATGGCGTCGAAACACTATTTCGGCACGGACTCTTCCGGCCGCGACCTGCTGGTGCGCGTAGCCATCGGTGGGCGTATTTCCCTGATGGTCGGCGTGGCCGCTGCGTTAGTGGCGGTTATTGTGGGAACGCTGTATGGCGCGGCGTCCGGCTATATCGGCGGTAAAGTTGACTCGGTCATGATGCGTCTGCTGGAGATCCTCAACTCCTTTCCGTTTATGTTCTTCGTTATTTTGCTGGTCACCCTGTTCGGGCAAAATATCCTGTTGATCTTTGTGGCTATCGGTATGGTGTCGTGGCTGGACATGGCGCGTATCGTTCGCGGCCAGACATTAAGCCTGAAACGTAAAGAGTTTATTGAAGCAGCGCTGGTATGCGGTGTTTCCACCCGTAGCATCGTGTTGCGTCATGTCGTGCCGAATGTGTTGGGCGTGGTGGTGGTGTATGCATCGTTGCTGGTGCCGAGCATGATCCTGTTTGAATCTTTCCTGAGTTTCCTTGGCCTGGGTACCCAGGAGCCGCTGAGTAGTTGGGGCGCGTTGTTAAACGACGGCGCCAACTCGATGGAAGTAGCACCCTGGTTGCTGCTGTATCCCGCCGGTTTCCTGGTGGTAACTCTGTTCTGTTTTAACTTTATCGGCGATGGCTTGCGTGATGCCCTCGACCCGAAAGACCGCTAA